The Deinococcus arcticus genome has a segment encoding these proteins:
- a CDS encoding EVE domain-containing protein, translating to MRFWLLKSEPDVFGYADLARAGREPWNGVRNYQARNFLRQMTAGDLCLFYHSGTRPPGVAGVAQVVRAAYPDNLQFDPASSYADPRATPEAPRWSMVDVAPLLALPRLITLDELRTLPAWAASPLLARGSRLSVLPVDRAQVQSVLQAAGTTLPALDEPAAPAL from the coding sequence ATGCGTTTCTGGCTGCTGAAATCCGAACCCGATGTGTTTGGCTACGCCGATCTGGCGCGCGCCGGGCGCGAGCCCTGGAACGGCGTGCGCAATTACCAGGCCCGCAACTTCCTGCGCCAGATGACTGCGGGTGACCTGTGCCTCTTTTACCATTCGGGGACCAGGCCGCCCGGGGTGGCGGGCGTGGCGCAGGTGGTGCGCGCCGCCTACCCGGACAACCTGCAGTTTGACCCGGCCAGCTCCTACGCCGATCCCCGGGCCACCCCGGAGGCGCCGCGCTGGAGCATGGTGGACGTGGCGCCGCTGCTGGCCCTGCCCCGCCTGATCACGCTGGACGAACTGCGCACCCTGCCGGCCTGGGCCGCTTCGCCGCTGCTGGCCCGGGGCTCGCGCCTGAGTGTGCTGCCGGTGGACCGCGCCCAGGTGCAAAGCGTGCTGCAGGCCGCCGGCACCACGCTGCCTGCCCTAGACGAACCCGCAGCCCCGGCGCTTTGA
- a CDS encoding S1C family serine protease, protein MRASPWLPVLLLLALAAYLLPDATLPFGAPAPAAPGPVPALPRALPPEAQALFERSRPATVRVESVNPATRNAGIGTGFLISAGGQVLTAYHVVSGGSLFQVRTLSGRSYPARVSAFDASNDVALLEVRGGGEFPFLKLATRAPRVGETVLAIGNSGGDFLQPRRGQLLRLNAASARADFPGGTLEMSAPLAPGDSGGPILDGNGQAIGVVSYISVDGSGQTRRSYAVPVTEGNELIAALRSGEKRDVPVVGLVFDPLHSGQTDPPGAVVDAVARRSPAERAGLRGSVRDEQDHLVSLGDVILRVNGQRTRDANEVINAIRRLQIGQTVVLTYLRGDETREARITLVPRASVPDLP, encoded by the coding sequence GTGCGCGCCTCGCCCTGGCTTCCGGTTTTGCTGCTGCTGGCGCTGGCCGCCTACCTGCTGCCAGACGCGACCCTGCCCTTTGGCGCTCCTGCGCCGGCCGCGCCGGGCCCGGTGCCCGCATTGCCGCGCGCCCTGCCCCCCGAAGCCCAGGCCCTCTTTGAGCGCAGTCGCCCGGCCACGGTGCGGGTGGAGAGCGTGAACCCGGCCACCCGCAACGCTGGCATTGGCACCGGCTTTCTCATCAGCGCTGGGGGGCAGGTGCTCACGGCGTACCACGTGGTCAGCGGGGGCAGCCTGTTTCAGGTGCGCACCCTCTCGGGGCGGTCGTATCCGGCGCGGGTGTCGGCCTTTGATGCCAGCAACGATGTGGCTCTGCTGGAGGTGCGCGGCGGCGGCGAGTTTCCGTTCCTGAAGCTGGCCACCCGGGCGCCGCGCGTGGGCGAGACGGTGCTGGCCATCGGCAACAGCGGGGGTGATTTTCTGCAGCCGCGCCGGGGGCAACTGCTGCGCCTGAACGCGGCCTCGGCCCGCGCCGACTTTCCAGGCGGCACCCTGGAAATGAGCGCGCCCCTGGCCCCCGGTGACAGTGGCGGCCCTATTCTGGACGGCAACGGGCAGGCCATCGGCGTGGTGAGCTACATCAGCGTGGACGGCAGCGGGCAGACCCGGCGCAGCTACGCGGTGCCTGTCACCGAAGGCAACGAACTGATCGCGGCGCTGCGCAGCGGCGAGAAGCGCGACGTGCCGGTGGTGGGGCTGGTGTTTGACCCCCTGCACAGCGGCCAGACCGACCCGCCCGGCGCCGTGGTGGACGCCGTGGCCCGCCGCAGCCCCGCTGAGCGCGCCGGCCTGCGTGGCAGCGTGCGCGACGAACAGGACCATCTGGTGAGCCTGGGTGACGTGATTCTGCGGGTGAACGGCCAGCGCACCCGGGACGCCAACGAGGTCATCAACGCCATCCGGCGCCTGCAGATTGGCCAGACCGTGGTGCTGACCTACCTGCGCGGCGACGAGACCCGCGAGGCCCGCATTACCCTGGTGCCGCGCGCCAGTGTCCCGGACCTGCCCTGA
- a CDS encoding permease prefix domain 1-containing protein, producing the protein MKLLRGRARLSSALTVEGYVHRATRGLPVAQRLDAAAELRTHLLDRAAGHEAQGFSREEAEFLAVRAMGHPQPVNRRLLGHALTHRVGWLTLGTLLAGGLAWTAYREWMPPREGAQFETATQQDVAALFSVSDAPRGTYQAVTLTLPRGTQSLVYLNLSTDRQLGERLEVGTFDVAGHAAQNIQGRIPGSYRAQARLLITSQRLTCAGQPHARLYVTERSVPSPFWNTGAQGGGGVVTESLPACANPSLPLRQVDRPARVAPPHGENTVRTGHEPLRLNEWTVLARLVVDPQGAPNTFGFPAGGYSAQARGSYVAVLPLDRATTGNGGYRWGGGQLQLSGDAQPLPPLPPTVP; encoded by the coding sequence ATGAAGTTGCTGCGAGGCCGCGCCCGGCTCTCTTCGGCCCTGACGGTGGAAGGGTATGTTCACCGCGCCACCCGGGGCCTGCCCGTTGCCCAGCGACTGGACGCCGCCGCCGAACTGCGCACCCATCTGCTGGACCGCGCCGCCGGGCACGAAGCGCAGGGGTTCAGCCGGGAAGAAGCCGAGTTTCTGGCGGTGCGCGCCATGGGGCACCCGCAGCCGGTGAACCGCCGTCTGCTGGGCCACGCCCTGACCCACCGCGTGGGCTGGCTGACGCTGGGCACGCTGCTGGCCGGGGGCCTGGCCTGGACGGCCTACCGCGAATGGATGCCGCCCCGGGAGGGCGCACAGTTTGAGACCGCCACCCAGCAGGACGTTGCGGCCCTTTTCAGCGTGTCAGACGCCCCCAGAGGCACCTATCAGGCGGTGACCCTCACCCTGCCCCGGGGCACCCAGTCACTGGTATACCTGAATCTGAGCACTGACCGGCAACTCGGAGAGCGCCTGGAGGTGGGCACCTTCGATGTGGCCGGCCACGCCGCACAGAACATCCAGGGCCGGATTCCAGGCAGTTACCGCGCCCAGGCCCGGCTGCTGATCACAAGCCAGCGCCTGACCTGCGCCGGTCAGCCCCATGCGCGGCTGTACGTGACCGAGCGCAGCGTGCCGTCCCCGTTCTGGAACACCGGGGCCCAGGGGGGTGGCGGCGTGGTGACCGAAAGCCTGCCCGCCTGCGCCAACCCCAGCCTGCCGCTGCGGCAAGTGGACCGCCCGGCGCGGGTGGCGCCGCCACACGGCGAAAACACCGTGCGCACAGGACATGAACCGCTGCGGCTGAACGAATGGACCGTCCTGGCGCGGCTGGTGGTTGATCCCCAGGGTGCCCCGAATACCTTCGGCTTTCCGGCGGGCGGCTACAGCGCCCAGGCCCGGGGCAGCTACGTGGCGGTCCTGCCGCTGGACCGCGCGACCACCGGGAACGGCGGCTACCGCTGGGGCGGCGGGCAGCTGCAACTGAGCGGCGACGCCCAGCCCCTCCCGCCGCTGCCCCCCACGGTTCCCTGA
- a CDS encoding PadR family transcriptional regulator, whose product MNPLKSGTLDLALLAALQDRPRYGLDILNHVNDRSSGLFDLKEGSLYPALHRLVKAGWVEGDWQPSDRGGAPRKVYRLTDDGRHALTQKRQEWQTLRGALDALLLRRLA is encoded by the coding sequence GTGAATCCACTGAAATCCGGCACGCTGGACCTGGCCCTGCTGGCGGCCTTGCAAGACCGGCCCCGCTATGGCCTGGACATCCTGAACCATGTGAACGACCGCAGCAGCGGCCTGTTCGACCTGAAGGAAGGCAGCCTGTACCCGGCGCTGCACCGTCTGGTCAAGGCCGGCTGGGTGGAGGGCGACTGGCAGCCCAGCGACCGGGGCGGAGCCCCTCGCAAGGTGTACCGTCTGACCGACGACGGACGGCACGCCCTGACCCAGAAGCGCCAGGAATGGCAGACGCTGCGCGGCGCCCTGGACGCCCTGCTGCTGCGGCGGCTGGCATGA
- a CDS encoding PIG-L deacetylase family protein has translation MSSGLKLLLIVPHPDDEVYGAAGTLMTHLAAGEPCGLITLTRGEAGRTLGLCDSPQALARMREAELAACLDVIGLTRHPGSVFEHHHFPDKYLQDQPLAPLVETAREAMVRLRPDTVLTFPPNGSNGHPDHVTTWRAVKAAWDALPPGERPALWYYASDVPPEHEALRAQWLPPNVRRDVSAHVTRKLQAIACHRTQALSTVDFIRKFPERITQETFHAVGAD, from the coding sequence ATGAGCTCCGGGCTGAAACTGCTGTTGATCGTGCCCCACCCCGACGATGAGGTGTACGGCGCCGCCGGCACCCTGATGACGCATCTGGCGGCCGGTGAGCCGTGTGGCCTGATTACCCTGACGCGCGGCGAGGCCGGGCGCACCCTGGGCCTGTGCGACTCGCCGCAGGCGCTGGCCCGCATGCGCGAAGCCGAACTGGCCGCCTGCCTGGACGTGATCGGCCTGACCCGCCACCCTGGCAGCGTGTTCGAGCACCACCACTTTCCCGACAAGTACCTGCAGGATCAGCCGCTGGCGCCGCTGGTCGAAACTGCGCGCGAGGCCATGGTGCGCCTGCGCCCCGATACCGTGCTGACCTTTCCGCCCAACGGCAGCAACGGGCACCCGGACCACGTGACCACATGGCGCGCCGTGAAAGCTGCCTGGGACGCGCTGCCGCCTGGGGAGCGCCCCGCGCTGTGGTACTACGCCAGCGACGTGCCGCCCGAACACGAGGCCCTGCGCGCCCAGTGGCTGCCGCCGAACGTGCGCCGCGATGTCAGCGCGCACGTGACCCGCAAGCTGCAGGCCATCGCCTGCCACCGCACCCAGGCCCTGAGCACCGTGGACTTTATCCGCAAGTTTCCCGAGCGCATCACCCAGGAAACCTTTCACGCCGTGGGGGCCGACTAG